One part of the Quercus lobata isolate SW786 chromosome 7, ValleyOak3.0 Primary Assembly, whole genome shotgun sequence genome encodes these proteins:
- the LOC115952819 gene encoding PHD finger protein ALFIN-LIKE 1-like, producing MEMAASPRTVEEIFKDYSGRRAGVVRALTYDVDEFYGLCDPDKENLCLYGHPNESWEVTLPAEEVPPELPEPALGINFARDGMHRKDWLSLVAVHSDSWLLSVAFYLGARLNRNERKRLFSLINELPTVFEVVTERKPIKDKPSVDSGSKSRGSTKRSNDGQVKINTKFADENFEEEEDEHSETLCGSCGGNYNADEFWIGCDVCERWYHGKCVKITPAKAESIKQYKCPSCMKRGRQ from the exons ATGGAAATGGCTGCCAGTCCTCGAACCGTAGAGGAGATCTTCAAAGATTACAGTGGCCGCCGAGCTGGTGTCGTTCGTGCTTTAACTTACG ATGTTGATGAATTTTATGGACTCTGTGATCCAG atAAGGAGAACTTGTGTTTGTATGGGCATCCGAATGAAAGTTGGGAAGTAACTTTGCCGGCTGAGGAAGTTCCACCGGAGCTTCCTGAGCCAGCACTTGGGATCAATTTCGCAAGAGATGGCATGCACCGGAAAGATTGGCTTTCATTGGTTGCAGTGCACAGTGATTCTTGGTTGCTTTCTGTGGCTTTCTATCTTGGAGCTCGTCTTAACCGCAATGAAAG GAAACGTCTATTTAGCTTGATCAATGAACTGCCAACCGTTTTTGAAGTTGTTACGGAGAGGAAGCCTATAAAAGACAAGCCCAGTGTGGATAGCGGAAGCAAGTCTCGGGGCAGCACAAAG AGATCAAACGATGGACAAGTTAAGATTAATACTAAGTTTGCTGATGAGAATTTtgaggaggaagaagatgagCATAGTGAAACCCTTTGTGGGAGCTGCGGTGGAAATTACAACGCAGATGAATTTTGGATTGGCTGTGATGTCTGTGAGAGGTGGTACCATGGAAAGTGTGTGAAGATAACACCTGCTAAGGCGGAAAGCATCAAGCAATACAAATGCCCATCTTGTATGAAGAGGGGCAGGCAGTAG